A DNA window from Anaerocolumna sp. AGMB13020 contains the following coding sequences:
- a CDS encoding YebC/PmpR family DNA-binding transcriptional regulator, with product MSGHSKFANIKHKKEKNDAVKGKIFTKLGREIAVAVKEGGADPNSNNKLKDIIAKAKSNNMPNDTIDRSIKKAAGDANSVNYEFVTYEGYGPNGTAIIVEALTDNKNRTASNVRNAFTKGNGNVGTPGCVSFMFDRRGQIIIDKEEYDKEADDLMMLALDAGASDFNEEEDSYEILSDEDSFSAVREALENAGIPMAQAEVTMIPQTWVELTDDQDIKMMNRTLDLLDEDDDVQEVYHNWDE from the coding sequence ATGTCAGGACATTCCAAGTTTGCGAATATCAAGCATAAAAAAGAAAAAAATGATGCTGTTAAAGGTAAGATTTTTACGAAGTTAGGAAGAGAAATAGCAGTAGCAGTAAAAGAAGGCGGAGCAGATCCCAACTCAAACAACAAATTAAAAGATATTATTGCTAAAGCAAAATCCAATAATATGCCCAATGATACCATTGACAGAAGTATAAAGAAAGCAGCAGGAGATGCTAATTCCGTTAATTATGAATTCGTTACTTATGAAGGCTACGGTCCTAACGGAACGGCTATCATCGTTGAAGCTCTTACGGATAATAAGAACCGTACCGCTTCTAACGTAAGAAATGCATTTACAAAAGGAAATGGTAATGTTGGAACTCCTGGCTGTGTATCTTTTATGTTTGATAGAAGAGGACAGATTATTATTGATAAAGAAGAGTATGACAAAGAAGCAGATGATTTGATGATGCTGGCTCTTGATGCTGGTGCTTCAGATTTTAATGAAGAAGAAGACAGCTATGAGATTCTTTCAGACGAAGACAGCTTCAGTGCAGTAAGAGAAGCTCTTGAAAATGCCGGCATTCCTATGGCACAGGCAGAAGTAACTATGATTCCTCAGACCTGGGTTGAGCTTACCGATGATCAGGATATTAAAATGATGAATCGTACCCTTGATTTATTAGATGAAGATGACGATGTTCAGGAAGTTTATCATAACTGGGATGAGTAA
- a CDS encoding YcxB family protein, giving the protein MEKLFENRYTMSKDRYISWAKNPVKKNKLNLIWYVLTIFIAITMIQAIISGDYLIIPFYLVLIVYCIYRSVFQTRMLFIKQYKANAATQGKSEWERIIRMSESIKVEDGNIKAQYQWEQVKEYYESKNDFIIVFKNGSGIRLDVEGFTQGTYNEFLVFIDSKCK; this is encoded by the coding sequence ATGGAAAAATTATTTGAAAATCGTTACACAATGTCTAAGGACCGTTATATCAGCTGGGCTAAAAATCCAGTAAAGAAAAATAAGCTTAACTTGATATGGTATGTTCTGACTATTTTTATTGCCATAACGATGATTCAAGCAATCATCAGCGGAGATTATTTGATAATCCCCTTCTACCTGGTATTGATTGTCTATTGTATTTATCGTAGTGTATTCCAGACCAGAATGTTATTTATAAAGCAATATAAAGCCAATGCTGCCACACAAGGGAAAAGTGAATGGGAACGTATTATCAGAATGTCTGAGAGCATTAAGGTAGAAGATGGGAATATAAAAGCTCAGTACCAGTGGGAACAGGTGAAGGAATATTATGAGAGTAAGAATGATTTCATTATAGTTTTTAAGAACGGTTCTGGAATCAGGCTGGATGTGGAGGGATTCACACAGGGAACCTACAATGAGTTCCTGGTTTTTATTGATAGTAAATGCAAGTAA
- the argR gene encoding arginine repressor, producing the protein MKVGRQSKIIELISKNDIETQEDLADLLTQAGYNVTQATISRDIRELKLTKVAVDDGRQKYIVLNNTETGMSEKYVRVLREGFLSMDMAQNIIVIKTVSGMAMAVAAALDALHIQGIMGCIAGDDTLMCIIKTTEETIGVMEKLNKLINSKSL; encoded by the coding sequence ATGAAAGTTGGCAGACAGAGCAAAATTATTGAGCTCATTAGTAAAAATGATATAGAAACACAAGAAGATTTAGCGGATCTGTTAACTCAGGCTGGCTATAACGTGACCCAGGCAACCATTTCACGTGACATCAGGGAGTTAAAGCTGACAAAAGTTGCTGTAGATGACGGAAGACAGAAATATATTGTATTGAATAACACAGAAACCGGAATGAGCGAAAAATATGTAAGAGTTTTAAGAGAAGGTTTTCTTTCCATGGATATGGCTCAGAATATAATCGTGATCAAGACGGTATCAGGAATGGCTATGGCGGTAGCAGCAGCTCTGGACGCGCTTCATATTCAGGGAATAATGGGATGTATCGCAGGTGATGATACTTTAATGTGTATTATTAAGACTACGGAAGAAACAATCGGGGTTATGGAGAAGCTAAATAAACTAATTAATTCGAAATCCTTGTAA